The DNA window CCGAGGAGATCGTCGGCAAATACGGCAACCCCGCCGATCCGGGCACCGCCGAACTGCTCGGCTGGCTCGACTCCCAGACCAAGCGCAATCTGGTGATCACCTTCGGTGGCGGAGTGAACGAAGTCATGCGAGAGATGATCGCGGCCGCGGGACTCAAGGTGCCGAGGGTGCCCAGATGACAGATATCCAGGAGGCCGTCGCCGAGATCAAGGCGGCGGGCGCCCCCAAGCCGCGCGTCGGGCGCGACCCGGTGAACCAGCCGATGGTGAACAACTGGGTGGAGGCGATCGGCGACCGCAACCCCATCTACGTCGACGAGGCCGCGGCCAGGGCGGTCGGCCACCCCGGAATCGTGGCCCCGCCAGCCATGATTCAGGTGTGGACGATGTTCGGGCTGGGCGGTGCGCGTCCCAAGGACGACCCGCTGGGGCCCATCATGCAGCTCTTCGACGACGCGGGGTACATCGGCGTGGTGGCCACGAACTGCGAGCAGACCTATCACCGTTATCTTCGCCCCGGCGAGCGGGTCGCCATCACCTCCGAGATGGGTGACGTGGTCGGGCCGAAGCAGACCGCGCTGGGCGAGGGCTTCTTCGTCAACCAGCACATCACGTGGCGGGTGGGTGACGAGGACGTCGCCGAGATGAATTGGCGCATAATGAAATTCAGGCCGCGCGAGGAATCCACGGTGGCTGCCACGGTTCCGGCGGACCTGGACCCCGACGCCATGATGCGCCCGTCTTCGTCGCGGGACACCGCCTTCTTCTGGGAGGGTGTCAAGGCGCACGAGCTGCGGATCCAGCGGCGCCCGGACGGGAGCCTGCAGCACCCGCCCGTGCCCGCGGTGTGGCAGGACAAAGCAGCGCCGATCGACTACGTGGTGGCCGGCGGCAACGGCACCGTGTTCAGCTTCGTGGTGCACCACGCGCCGAAGGTGCCCGGCCGCACGCTGCCGTTCGTGATCGCTTTGGTCGAACTCGAGGAGGGCGTGCGCATGCTGGGTGAGCTGCGTGGCGTGGACCCCGGCGAGGTGAGGATCGGAATGCCGGTGCGCGCAACGTATATCGACTTTCCGGCCGGTGCCACCGGCCCGGAATGGACCCTCTACGCCTGGGAGCCTTCGGCATGAGCGCACCCGTTGTCGAGGTGGGCACGACGCTGCCCGAGCTCAAACTCTACGGCGACCCGACGTTCATCATCTCGACGGCCCTGGCCACCCGGGACTTCCAGGACGTGCACCACGACCGCGACAAGGCGCAGGCCAAGGGGTCCAAGGACATCTTCGTCAACATCTTGACCGACACCGGTCTGGTGCAGCGCTACGTCACCGACTGGGCCGGTCCGTCGGCCCTGATCAAGTCGATCGGGCTGCGGCTGGGCGTGCCGTGGTACGCCTACGACACGGTGACTTTCTCCGGTGAGGTGACTTCGATCGAGGACGGTCTGATCACAGTCAAGGTGTTGGGCCGCAACAGCCTTGGCGATCATGTCATCGCCACGGTGACGTTGACGATTGGGGATGCGTGATGCTGTCCGGTAAAGCGGCGATTGTCGGCATCGGCGCCACCGACTTCTCGAAGAACTCGGGGCGCAGCGAGCTGAGGCTGGCGGCCGAGGCGGTGCTGGACGCGCTGGGCGATGCCGGTCTCTCACCGTCGGACGTAGACGGGCTGACCACCTTCACGATGGACACAAACAACGAGACCGCGGTCGCGCGTGCCGTGGGAATCGGCGATCTGAAGTTCTTCTCCCAGATCGGTTACGGCGGCGGCGCCGCGTGCGCGACTGTCCAGCAGGCCGCGATCGCCGTCGCCACCGGGGTGGCCGACGTCGTCGTCGCCTACCGGGCCTTCAAC is part of the Mycobacterium sp. HUMS_12744610 genome and encodes:
- a CDS encoding bifunctional MaoC family dehydratase N-terminal/OB-fold nucleic acid binding domain-containing protein, producing the protein MTDIQEAVAEIKAAGAPKPRVGRDPVNQPMVNNWVEAIGDRNPIYVDEAAARAVGHPGIVAPPAMIQVWTMFGLGGARPKDDPLGPIMQLFDDAGYIGVVATNCEQTYHRYLRPGERVAITSEMGDVVGPKQTALGEGFFVNQHITWRVGDEDVAEMNWRIMKFRPREESTVAATVPADLDPDAMMRPSSSRDTAFFWEGVKAHELRIQRRPDGSLQHPPVPAVWQDKAAPIDYVVAGGNGTVFSFVVHHAPKVPGRTLPFVIALVELEEGVRMLGELRGVDPGEVRIGMPVRATYIDFPAGATGPEWTLYAWEPSA
- a CDS encoding MaoC family dehydratase: MSAPVVEVGTTLPELKLYGDPTFIISTALATRDFQDVHHDRDKAQAKGSKDIFVNILTDTGLVQRYVTDWAGPSALIKSIGLRLGVPWYAYDTVTFSGEVTSIEDGLITVKVLGRNSLGDHVIATVTLTIGDA